A window of the Gossypium hirsutum isolate 1008001.06 chromosome A05, Gossypium_hirsutum_v2.1, whole genome shotgun sequence genome harbors these coding sequences:
- the LOC107904317 gene encoding IQ domain-containing protein IQM1: MILMTSMMETFKRRDLENYNDDESGHETSSFKRKKPEKLELKTTIVPAADILMCTKISDSGCGTGNDDKILVNGSTEKLHAAATKLQKFYKSYRTRRTLADCAVVVEELWWKALEFAALRRSSVSFFNANKSETAVSRWARARTRAAKVGKGLSKDVKGQQLALRHWLEAIDPRHRYGHNLHFYYNVWFESGSCQPFFYWLDVGDGKAVTLDTCSRADLQRQCIKYLGPKEREAYEVILEKGKLIYKQNKAPVSTREGSKWIFVLSTSRILYVAEKVKGLFQHSSFLAGGATIASGRLVVRHGKLHAIWAYSGHYRPTEENFMELCSFLEEHHVDLTNVKKNPIDEDIPWKDKIQKELKVAAEISENNAIHGKEKSIDSGKVKEAVRYKWSTGVGPRIGCVRDYPAQLQFKALEHVNLSPRLVVKPCGPIPSPRPSPNLLLSPRLAYLGLVSPRVRLSATN; the protein is encoded by the exons ATGATTTTGATGACAAGCATGATGGAGACATTCAAGAGAAGGGATTTGGAGAATTATAATGATGATGAATCTGGTCATGAGACTAGTAGCTTCAAGAGAAAGAAACCCGAGAAGTTGGAGCTTAAAACCACTATAGTTCCAGCAGCGGATATTCTGATGTGTACCAAGATTTCGGATTCAGGCTGTGGAACTGGAAATGATGATAAAATATTGGTTAATGGCTCAACAGAGAAGCTTCATGCAGCAGCAACTAAGCTGCAAAAGTTTTACAAGAGTTACCGGACTCGAAGAACCCTAGCAGATTGTGCTGTAGTTGTTGAAGAGCTCTG GTGGAAGGCTTTAGAATTTGCAGCCCTTAGACGGAGTTCTGTTTCCTTCTTTAATGCTAACAAATCAGAAACAGCTGTTTCCCGATGGGCACGAGCTCGGACAAGAGCCGCCAAG GTAGGAAAAGGGTTATCAAAGGACGTGAAAGGTCAGCAGTTGGCTTTACGTCACTGGCTTGAAGCT ATTGATCCACGCCATCGTTACGGTCACAATCTACACTTTTACTACAATGTTTGGTTTGAGAGCGGGAGTTGTCAGCCCTTCTTCTACTG GTTGGATGTTGGAGATGGCAAAGCAGTCACTCTAGATACATGCTCGAGGGCAGACCTACAGCGTCAATGCATCAAATATCTTGGACCT AAAGAAAGGGAAGCGTACGAAGTCATTCTGGAGAAGGGAAAGCTGATTTATAAACAAAACAAAGCGCCAGTGAGCACCAGAGAAGGAAGcaaatggatatttgttcttagtACATCCAGAATCCTATACGTTGCTGAGAAAGTGAAAGGTCTGTTTCAGCACTCGAGTTTCCTAGCAGGGGGAGCCACCATTGCATCTGGCAGATTGGTTGTTCGTCATGGTAAACTTCAC GCAATCTGGGCCTACAGTGGTCATTATCGCCCGACAGAAGAAAATTTCATGGAATTGTGCAGTTTCCTAGAGGAACATCATGTCGACTTGACCAACGTTAAG AAAAATCCCATAGATGAAGATATCCCCTGGAAAGATAAAATTCAAAAGGAGCTGAAAGTTGCAGCAGAGATATCTGAAAACAATGCAATTCATGGGAAAGAGAAATCCATTGATTCGGGGAAGGTGAAGGAAGCAGTGAGATACAAATGGAGTACAGGAGTGGGACCTCGCATTGGTTGTGTCAGAGACTACCCAGCACAGCTACAATTCAAGGCACTTGAACATGTTAATTTATCACCCAGGCTTGTTGTCAAGCCTTGTGGCCCCATCCCTTCTCCAAGACCAAGTCCAAACCTTCTCTTGTCTCCTAGGCTTGCTTACCTTGGACTCGTTAGCCCAAGGGTCCGGCTTTCCGCTACTAATTAA